A window of Pedobacter lusitanus contains these coding sequences:
- a CDS encoding SprT-like domain-containing protein — MEKVDVLAQYMPPAAAPVIAKWIDYFQCEFKISRSRATKLGDYRHPFKQSGHKISVNNNLNRYAFLVTTVHEFAHLLTWNDHKNKVKPHGGEWKHNFKRMMTPFLDQQVFPEDLQLAINTYLSNPSASSCTDLKLSRALKKYDGAIDHSRLEELPEHAIFTIKDGRRFKKGEQLRKRFRCECLDNGNIYLFSPLAEVVLSATGT; from the coding sequence GTGGAAAAAGTTGATGTTTTAGCACAGTATATGCCCCCTGCGGCAGCCCCGGTGATTGCTAAATGGATTGACTATTTTCAATGTGAATTTAAGATATCCAGGAGCAGGGCAACTAAATTAGGTGATTACAGACATCCCTTTAAACAATCCGGGCATAAGATATCTGTTAATAATAATCTGAACCGTTATGCTTTTCTTGTTACAACCGTGCATGAGTTTGCGCATTTATTGACCTGGAATGACCATAAGAATAAGGTTAAGCCTCATGGTGGTGAGTGGAAGCATAATTTTAAACGGATGATGACGCCTTTTCTGGATCAGCAGGTTTTTCCTGAAGACCTGCAGCTGGCTATCAACACTTATTTAAGTAATCCTTCTGCTTCAAGCTGTACGGATTTAAAACTCTCCAGAGCACTTAAAAAATATGACGGAGCCATTGATCATTCCCGTCTTGAAGAATTGCCTGAGCACGCTATATTCACTATTAAAGACGGCAGGAGATTTAAGAAGGGTGAGCAACTCAGAAAACGTTTCAGATGTGAATGTCTGGATAACGGAAATATCTATTTGTTCAGCCCGCTTGCAGAAGTGGTACTATCGGCTACAGGAACATAA
- a CDS encoding alpha-ketoacid dehydrogenase subunit alpha/beta has protein sequence MHFDRKEKDDETLLSLYKRLLYPRMVEEKMLILLRQGRIGKWFSGIGQEAIAVGSTLAMKAEEYILPMHRNLGVFTSRDIPLRNLMAQWQGKMTGFTKGRDRSFHFGTQAHKIIGMISHLGPQLALADGIALADLIAGKELATLVFTGEGATSEGDFHEAVNVASVWNLPVIFLIENNGYGLSTPVNEQFNCEHLVDKAIGYGIEGIQIDGNNVLEVFDAITEITASIRANPRPVLLECLTFRMRGHEEASGTKYVPPHLFEEWSAKDPVKTFEHYLFEQHILTDDLLEEIKAEFKTELDKETEQAFNDADPEPSAATELTDMYYPYIQQVTGPVDQGTEIRYIDAISDGLRIGMQQHSNLVIMGQDVAEYGGAFKITAGFVEEFGKARVRNTPICESAIVGTGQGLSINGYKAVVEMQFADFVTCGFNQIINNLAKTHYRWGEKADVVVRMPTGAGTGAGPFHSQSNEAWFTKTPGLKIVYPAFPYDAKGLLLAAIEDPNPVIYFEHKYLYRSLSGPVPSGYYTIEIGKANWLKKGNQLTIITYGLGVHWSLSYLEDHPDLSVSLIDLCSLQPWDKETVAAAVKSTGRVIILHEDTLSSGFGAEIAAWIGEHCFTDLDAPVMRCASLDTAIPMSKILEDQFLAKNRLHETILKLMAW, from the coding sequence ATGCACTTCGACCGGAAAGAAAAAGACGATGAAACTTTATTGTCGCTTTATAAGCGTCTCCTTTATCCCAGAATGGTCGAAGAAAAAATGCTGATCCTGCTCAGACAGGGTCGCATAGGGAAATGGTTTTCGGGTATCGGTCAGGAAGCAATTGCTGTAGGTTCCACTTTAGCGATGAAAGCTGAAGAATATATCCTGCCTATGCACAGAAACCTTGGGGTTTTTACCAGCAGAGATATTCCACTGCGTAACTTAATGGCTCAGTGGCAGGGAAAAATGACCGGCTTTACCAAAGGCAGAGACCGATCTTTTCACTTTGGTACACAGGCCCATAAAATTATAGGGATGATCTCTCATCTGGGTCCTCAGCTGGCTCTGGCTGATGGAATCGCCCTGGCAGATCTTATTGCCGGAAAAGAACTGGCTACACTTGTTTTCACAGGTGAAGGCGCGACATCAGAAGGTGATTTTCATGAGGCAGTCAACGTAGCGTCTGTCTGGAATTTACCCGTTATTTTCCTGATCGAAAACAACGGCTATGGGTTATCCACTCCTGTTAATGAACAATTCAACTGTGAACATCTGGTTGACAAGGCCATTGGTTATGGAATTGAAGGCATTCAGATTGATGGGAACAATGTGCTGGAAGTTTTTGATGCCATTACTGAAATTACAGCAAGTATCCGTGCAAATCCAAGACCCGTTTTACTGGAATGTTTGACCTTCAGGATGAGAGGACACGAAGAAGCCTCAGGAACAAAATACGTCCCTCCGCATTTGTTTGAAGAATGGTCTGCCAAAGACCCGGTCAAAACATTTGAACACTATCTGTTTGAACAGCATATACTGACAGATGACCTTTTAGAGGAAATCAAAGCAGAATTTAAGACAGAGCTGGATAAAGAAACCGAGCAGGCATTCAATGATGCTGATCCGGAGCCTTCAGCAGCTACGGAGTTGACCGATATGTACTACCCCTATATACAACAGGTTACCGGTCCCGTTGATCAGGGCACAGAAATCCGCTATATTGATGCAATCAGTGACGGATTGAGAATCGGGATGCAGCAACATTCAAATCTGGTAATCATGGGTCAGGACGTAGCAGAATATGGAGGAGCCTTTAAAATTACAGCTGGTTTTGTAGAGGAGTTTGGGAAAGCCAGAGTACGCAATACGCCAATTTGTGAATCAGCAATTGTAGGTACTGGACAGGGTTTATCCATCAATGGCTATAAAGCTGTGGTAGAAATGCAGTTTGCAGATTTTGTAACCTGCGGATTTAATCAGATTATTAATAACCTGGCTAAAACCCATTACCGCTGGGGAGAAAAAGCAGATGTTGTAGTCCGGATGCCCACAGGCGCAGGCACCGGAGCAGGCCCTTTTCACTCTCAGAGCAATGAAGCCTGGTTTACCAAGACACCCGGACTGAAAATAGTATACCCTGCTTTCCCCTATGATGCAAAAGGTCTGCTGCTGGCAGCTATTGAAGACCCTAATCCGGTTATTTATTTCGAACACAAATATCTGTACAGAAGCTTGAGCGGGCCGGTTCCTTCAGGTTATTACACCATTGAAATCGGAAAAGCCAACTGGTTAAAAAAAGGTAATCAGCTCACTATTATCACTTATGGTTTAGGCGTTCACTGGTCTTTATCCTACCTGGAAGATCATCCTGATTTATCAGTCAGCCTGATAGACCTATGCAGCTTGCAACCCTGGGATAAGGAAACCGTAGCAGCAGCTGTAAAATCTACCGGAAGGGTAATTATTCTTCACGAGGACACCTTAAGCAGTGGTTTCGGAGCTGAGATTGCTGCATGGATAGGTGAACATTGTTTTACAGATCTTGATGCCCCTGTAATGCGCTGTGCAAGTCTGGATACCGCTATTCCAATGAGTAAAATACTGGAGGACCAGTTTCTGGCCAAAAACCGTCTGCATGAAACCATCCTGAAATTAATGGCCTGGTAA
- a CDS encoding LutB/LldF family L-lactate oxidation iron-sulfur protein produces the protein MTKIADEFLVKADEKAFDVDHRNTINHNIGKYNAAVEKGLTKFENLENSKKKAHVIKWRVMENLDKFLPEFEANFQRRGGKVIWANDAEEAQKEILNIINKSGGKSVIKSKSMTTEEIHLNDFLEKNGITSLESDLGEFIVQLLGQAPYHIVTPAMHLSKEEIAKLFHEKFGTPIDYTPEQLTQKARELLREKYLTADIGITGGNFLIADSGSIALTENEGNARLSTTFPKIHIAIVGIEKIIPSMADLDLFWPLLSSHGTGQNLTVYNTILSGPRQPNETDGPEEMYVILLDNGRTNLLAQKEQRQGLYCIRCGACLNACPVYKNIGGHTYNTTYSGPIGSIITPHLEGMKDFKHLSYASSLCGKCSEVCPVKIDIHKMLLLNRRDAAQQHQNTKMEDIGWKVWNSGMSKRSKMDMFGGKIKNFFMKLFFKKMWGKYRAMPEIASKSFAKQWEEESKTKPQT, from the coding sequence ATGACGAAGATTGCTGATGAGTTTTTGGTAAAGGCAGATGAGAAGGCATTTGATGTAGATCATCGTAACACGATCAACCATAACATAGGAAAATATAATGCTGCGGTTGAAAAGGGTTTAACGAAATTTGAGAATTTAGAAAACTCAAAAAAGAAGGCGCATGTAATCAAATGGAGAGTGATGGAAAATCTGGACAAATTCTTACCGGAATTTGAGGCCAATTTCCAGCGCCGTGGTGGAAAAGTAATCTGGGCAAATGATGCAGAAGAAGCACAAAAAGAAATATTAAATATCATTAATAAAAGTGGTGGTAAATCGGTTATTAAATCGAAATCCATGACTACCGAAGAAATTCATCTGAATGACTTTCTGGAAAAAAATGGAATTACCTCTCTGGAAAGTGATCTGGGTGAATTTATAGTTCAGTTACTCGGACAGGCTCCCTATCACATCGTAACTCCGGCGATGCATCTGAGCAAAGAGGAGATTGCCAAACTCTTTCATGAAAAATTTGGTACACCAATAGATTATACACCCGAGCAGCTTACACAAAAAGCCCGGGAATTATTAAGAGAAAAATATCTTACTGCTGATATTGGTATTACCGGTGGAAATTTTCTGATTGCAGATTCAGGCAGTATAGCATTAACTGAAAACGAAGGAAATGCCAGACTAAGCACAACCTTTCCTAAAATACATATTGCCATTGTTGGAATTGAGAAAATCATTCCTTCCATGGCAGACCTTGACCTCTTCTGGCCATTGTTATCCAGCCATGGAACAGGTCAGAACTTAACCGTATACAATACTATTCTTAGCGGGCCCAGACAGCCAAATGAAACGGATGGGCCGGAAGAAATGTATGTTATTTTGCTGGATAACGGCAGAACGAACCTGCTGGCACAAAAAGAACAGCGTCAGGGACTCTATTGTATCCGTTGCGGAGCCTGTCTGAACGCCTGCCCTGTTTATAAAAACATCGGCGGTCATACTTACAATACAACTTACAGCGGGCCTATAGGTTCAATTATCACTCCTCATTTAGAGGGGATGAAAGACTTCAAACATCTGAGCTATGCTTCAAGTCTTTGTGGTAAATGTTCAGAAGTATGCCCTGTAAAGATTGATATTCACAAAATGCTGTTGCTTAACAGAAGAGATGCAGCACAGCAGCATCAGAATACTAAGATGGAAGATATTGGATGGAAGGTATGGAATTCAGGGATGTCCAAAAGATCTAAAATGGATATGTTTGGAGGAAAAATAAAGAATTTCTTTATGAAGCTTTTCTTCAAAAAAATGTGGGGAAAGTATCGTGCTATGCCTGAAATTGCGTCTAAATCCTTCGCCAAACAATGGGAAGAAGAATCTAAAACCAAACCACAAACCTGA